The Candidatus Tumulicola sp. genome contains a region encoding:
- a CDS encoding NTP transferase domain-containing protein produces the protein MTELALVMAGGRSTRMRATAGPAHKAMIEIGEISLIERNVRQLLGFGFRKLGVVVSSAEKELHEFVVERIAPIAAESSAQLSVFVEAAPLGNIGFAGTIKDVDDVLVTYVDNLTGIDAKALLAHHRQMAYDLTIAAHVESVPLSYGVLQISHGLIVEYNEKPVTDFVISSGTCVVGRRARDLMPQGVRVDARELFRVCSNAGVRIGAYLHTALWVDVNDAGATQRASDLMKLHPEFMRPEADS, from the coding sequence GTGACTGAGCTCGCTCTCGTGATGGCGGGGGGCCGGTCGACGCGTATGCGCGCTACGGCGGGTCCTGCGCACAAAGCCATGATCGAGATCGGAGAGATCTCACTGATTGAGCGTAACGTGCGTCAATTGCTCGGCTTCGGATTCCGAAAGTTGGGCGTTGTGGTTTCCAGCGCGGAAAAGGAACTGCACGAGTTCGTCGTCGAGCGCATTGCGCCGATCGCAGCCGAGTCGTCGGCGCAGTTATCGGTGTTCGTTGAGGCTGCGCCGCTCGGCAATATCGGATTTGCAGGGACGATCAAAGACGTCGACGACGTTCTCGTAACCTACGTCGACAACCTTACTGGGATCGATGCTAAAGCGCTTCTTGCGCACCACCGTCAGATGGCCTACGACCTAACCATTGCGGCTCACGTCGAATCTGTGCCGTTGTCTTACGGGGTGCTCCAGATTAGCCACGGTTTAATCGTCGAATATAATGAGAAGCCCGTGACCGACTTCGTGATATCTAGCGGCACATGCGTTGTTGGTCGACGTGCGCGCGATCTGATGCCCCAGGGAGTACGCGTCGATGCGCGCGAGCTCTTTCGCGTGTGTTCGAACGCCGGGGTTCGCATCGGCGCGTATTTGCATACCGCATTGTGGGTCGATGTGAACGATGCCGGCGCCACGCAACGTGCGTCGGACTTGATGAAGCTGCATCCGGAGTTCATGCGACCGGAGGCCGACTCTTGA
- a CDS encoding glycosyltransferase family 4 protein, whose protein sequence is MKRRIRILSVVNGVAYGGDEHRMLSFATHIDRRRFDHCIAVIKSPDARIDALYGSLRQEYDSARIPLIDLGVKRLGNGVSRNILRHLPRSAIGFATAIHRLTRLVRERDVDIVDGHIGTGNQAAVAVGRLTGRPASITTYHGEFFSPQALWHLVQQSTLRGANVIITDSEQRAEAMRTFLRRQRQPITIIPNGIPAEPPRRPARDVAAELGIPNDPGCVVIGQIAGMIPVKGWATLVEAATLVLAREPKAFFVCVGYSRSDPTFSTALRESAERRGVANRMRILSYPGHNADVWQLFDIHVHASHFDSLPNAIIEGMAYGKPAVVTDVGDCARTVIDGVSGFVVPPRNARALADALLRLLSDPALRDRFGREARNRYVARHRPELMTEALEALFERMAHRRMAHT, encoded by the coding sequence TTGAAGCGGCGAATTCGCATCCTCTCAGTCGTTAACGGTGTTGCGTACGGCGGTGACGAACACCGGATGCTGTCGTTTGCCACGCACATCGACCGACGGCGCTTCGACCATTGTATCGCAGTAATTAAGTCGCCTGATGCCCGCATCGATGCATTGTACGGGTCACTTCGTCAAGAATATGACTCGGCACGGATTCCGCTCATCGATCTGGGTGTTAAGCGCCTCGGGAATGGAGTGAGCCGCAATATTCTCCGCCACTTACCGCGGAGCGCTATCGGATTCGCGACGGCCATTCATCGGCTTACTCGGCTCGTGCGCGAGCGCGACGTCGATATAGTGGACGGTCATATAGGGACCGGCAATCAGGCTGCGGTGGCCGTGGGGAGATTGACCGGCCGACCGGCATCGATAACCACCTATCATGGCGAGTTTTTTTCGCCGCAGGCGTTGTGGCATCTCGTACAACAGAGCACGCTCCGAGGCGCCAACGTTATCATCACCGACTCGGAGCAGCGAGCCGAGGCAATGCGGACGTTCCTGCGCCGTCAGCGGCAGCCGATAACAATTATTCCGAACGGTATCCCAGCCGAGCCGCCTCGGCGACCTGCTCGCGACGTCGCGGCGGAACTGGGGATACCCAATGACCCCGGATGCGTGGTCATAGGTCAAATAGCCGGGATGATTCCAGTAAAGGGATGGGCTACGCTGGTGGAGGCTGCGACGCTCGTGCTCGCCCGCGAACCGAAGGCCTTCTTCGTGTGCGTTGGTTACAGTCGTTCCGATCCAACCTTTAGCACGGCTTTGCGCGAGAGCGCCGAACGTCGAGGCGTCGCAAACCGGATGCGAATTCTTTCATACCCCGGGCACAACGCGGACGTTTGGCAATTATTCGATATCCACGTCCACGCCTCACATTTCGATTCGCTTCCGAATGCAATAATCGAAGGAATGGCGTACGGGAAACCGGCGGTCGTCACCGACGTGGGTGACTGTGCCCGAACGGTCATCGACGGGGTCTCCGGTTTTGTGGTTCCGCCACGCAATGCCCGTGCACTGGCGGACGCATTGCTCCGGTTGCTGTCGGACCCCGCTCTTCGCGACCGCTTCGGCCGTGAAGCACGAAACCGGTACGTTGCTCGCCATCGCCCCGAGCTCATGACTGAGGCGCTGGAAGCGCTCTTCGAGCGAATGGCGCATAGGCGCATGGCACATACATGA
- a CDS encoding NAD(P)-dependent oxidoreductase, protein MKIFVTGAGGFIGRATVRILARSGHEVTAHVAPTEGEMPAPSEATACVHFAIENAAEFANRMAACEVVVHLAGPAAVAASFGDPEEYMRSHAVGTCAVISAMRRAGVRRLVYVSSAEIYGRRDEPRVREDMTPSPRSPYAAAKVGAEAIVAAAARGGLLRAVVLRPFSVYGPGQRHASLLARIIDQAQSGTDIQLRDLTPTRDYCFVDDVANAIRSACHHAASEIAIFNVGTGIGTSVGQLAAIATEVMGTSAPVIELGADRGASEIFRLIADPSHARLELGWQASVDVRTGIARTLEAGALA, encoded by the coding sequence ATGAAAATTTTTGTCACCGGGGCGGGTGGTTTTATCGGGCGCGCGACCGTACGCATCCTCGCGCGAAGCGGCCACGAAGTTACCGCGCACGTAGCCCCTACCGAGGGCGAAATGCCGGCGCCTTCCGAGGCCACGGCGTGCGTTCATTTCGCGATCGAGAATGCGGCCGAGTTCGCAAATCGAATGGCGGCATGCGAGGTCGTCGTCCATTTGGCTGGCCCGGCAGCTGTCGCCGCGTCGTTCGGGGATCCGGAGGAGTATATGAGATCGCATGCCGTTGGTACGTGTGCGGTGATCTCCGCGATGCGCAGAGCCGGCGTACGGCGGCTCGTATATGTTTCTTCGGCCGAGATATACGGCCGCCGCGACGAGCCTCGAGTTCGGGAGGACATGACGCCAAGTCCGCGGTCGCCGTATGCAGCAGCGAAGGTGGGCGCCGAGGCGATCGTCGCTGCTGCTGCGCGAGGCGGACTGCTGCGTGCGGTCGTGCTCCGACCGTTTTCGGTCTACGGTCCGGGGCAGCGACACGCCTCGCTTCTCGCACGAATTATTGATCAGGCGCAGTCAGGCACCGATATCCAACTCCGCGATCTTACTCCGACGCGCGATTATTGCTTCGTCGACGACGTTGCGAACGCGATACGGAGTGCTTGCCATCACGCGGCCAGCGAAATCGCGATTTTCAACGTCGGCACCGGAATTGGGACCAGCGTCGGACAACTGGCGGCGATCGCTACTGAAGTTATGGGTACCTCTGCTCCGGTTATCGAGCTTGGCGCCGATCGAGGGGCGAGCGAAATCTTCCGCCTAATCGCAGACCCATCGCATGCACGTCTTGAGCTTGGATGGCAGGCGAGCGTTGACGTACGTACTGGGATCGCTAGAACGCTCGAGGCAGGCGCATTGGCATGA
- a CDS encoding NAD(P)-dependent oxidoreductase translates to MTQTLLVTGAQGFVGRWFIAEALRRWPTYRIVGIGRSARRPTAFTHEITLGTHRVTAPLPSALSGDSDRFTYCIADIRKIETLIPILRETCPTYVVHLASALRDDPPHMLFPINVEGTISLLTAIGQADVTPQAIVIGSSGSVYGSAASLPIGETDCCAPNDLYAISKYCAEMAATLFARQTGLPIILARLFNIVGPGLDERHACARFASQFAAISAGLAERCIAIGDLSNTRDFIDVRDVAIAIAILLERGVSGSTYNVASGRETAMQTIFRTLEEQANLEGEVRIKQSYRRFSDCPRAYADISRLLALDFYPRWTLTESLRSLYAYYVGSIAEVAGQTVATTPATSAAAVDGCPTHG, encoded by the coding sequence ATGACACAGACGTTGCTCGTCACGGGTGCGCAAGGATTCGTAGGACGATGGTTCATCGCAGAGGCGTTGCGCCGATGGCCGACATATCGAATCGTCGGCATAGGGCGCTCGGCGCGGCGTCCAACGGCCTTTACGCATGAGATTACGCTCGGGACGCATCGCGTCACAGCACCTCTTCCATCGGCGCTGAGTGGCGATTCCGATCGCTTTACCTATTGCATCGCCGATATTCGGAAGATCGAAACGCTGATACCTATTCTGCGAGAAACCTGCCCCACATACGTTGTTCACCTCGCCTCCGCGCTCCGCGACGATCCGCCACATATGCTGTTCCCCATCAACGTTGAAGGAACGATCTCGCTCCTGACTGCGATTGGGCAGGCTGACGTGACCCCACAGGCGATTGTCATCGGATCGAGCGGTTCAGTTTACGGTTCTGCGGCATCATTGCCGATCGGTGAAACCGATTGCTGCGCCCCGAACGATCTGTACGCAATCAGTAAGTACTGCGCTGAAATGGCGGCGACGTTGTTCGCTAGACAAACTGGACTGCCGATCATCTTGGCCCGGCTATTCAACATTGTGGGGCCCGGTCTCGATGAACGGCACGCCTGCGCGCGTTTCGCATCGCAATTCGCCGCAATCTCTGCCGGATTGGCTGAGCGATGCATTGCGATTGGCGATCTTTCAAACACGCGCGATTTTATCGATGTTCGCGACGTCGCGATAGCGATCGCGATCCTTTTGGAGCGCGGCGTGTCCGGTAGTACTTACAACGTAGCGAGTGGAAGGGAAACTGCGATGCAAACCATCTTTAGGACGCTTGAGGAACAAGCAAACCTCGAGGGAGAGGTTAGGATCAAGCAAAGCTATAGACGTTTCAGCGATTGCCCGCGAGCATATGCCGACATCAGCCGGCTGCTCGCCCTGGACTTTTACCCACGATGGACCCTCACGGAATCCTTACGTTCGCTCTATGCCTATTACGTCGGTTCGATTGCCGAGGTCGCCGGTCAAACGGTAGCTACAACCCCGGCGACAAGCGCCGCCGCCGTCGACGGGTGCCCCACCCATGGGTGA
- a CDS encoding choice-of-anchor tandem repeat GloVer-containing protein, whose amino-acid sequence MDGAQRSQPMYKLLYAFPNHTVGYLPYGSLIGLRGSLYGTTSDGGSECGKLGCGTVFSLSLKPSVKETVLHSFANSPDGWTPYSGVTALGDTIYGTTVRGGDYNGVVYSVDLKSGQETVLHPFQRSRDGRGPIGGMAAIGKTLYGTTGAGYAIHGAVFSIDTSGHEAIVYRFRGRPDGAVPNGDLLAIGNVLYGTTRFGGSNPGKICTQSSNNMEIGCGTVFSIRLGPSGPQERVLYRFQAGANDGTNPQGGLISVNGLLYGVTPGGGDSRCGNVFSLNPSTGQEIVLYKFQGGNDACGPVGNLAHFNGVLYGASPFGGLYFYGTVFALKLDGSGETIVHSFSAGRKDGGIPEAGVVLSNGILYGTTGFGGNGTCLNGCGTIYSVTP is encoded by the coding sequence ATGGACGGTGCACAACGCAGCCAACCGATGTACAAATTACTCTACGCTTTTCCTAACCATACGGTCGGCTATCTGCCATACGGTTCGCTGATTGGGTTGCGCGGCTCCTTATACGGGACGACGTCAGACGGCGGATCGGAGTGCGGAAAGCTCGGTTGCGGAACGGTGTTTTCTTTATCACTCAAGCCGTCCGTCAAGGAGACGGTACTTCACTCTTTCGCAAACAGCCCAGACGGATGGACACCGTATTCGGGCGTCACGGCTCTGGGCGACACGATTTACGGGACTACCGTCAGAGGGGGGGACTACAATGGAGTCGTTTACAGCGTCGATCTGAAGTCCGGCCAAGAAACGGTACTACATCCGTTTCAAAGATCCCGTGATGGCCGTGGTCCGATCGGTGGCATGGCGGCAATCGGTAAGACCCTCTATGGAACGACGGGCGCAGGTTATGCCATACATGGAGCGGTGTTTTCTATAGACACCAGCGGTCATGAAGCTATAGTTTATCGTTTCAGAGGAAGACCGGACGGCGCAGTTCCGAACGGCGACCTCCTTGCAATCGGCAACGTGTTGTATGGAACAACCCGATTCGGCGGTTCTAACCCTGGAAAAATTTGCACGCAAAGCTCTAACAACATGGAGATCGGCTGCGGAACAGTCTTTTCGATTAGGCTGGGACCGTCAGGACCTCAGGAAAGAGTTTTATATAGGTTCCAAGCGGGCGCAAATGACGGAACAAACCCGCAGGGCGGACTGATCTCCGTGAACGGCCTCCTCTATGGAGTCACTCCGGGCGGGGGCGATAGCCGCTGCGGGAACGTGTTTTCTCTCAACCCCTCTACGGGACAAGAGATCGTGTTGTACAAATTTCAGGGTGGAAACGACGCTTGCGGTCCCGTTGGTAATCTTGCGCACTTTAACGGAGTGTTGTACGGCGCATCGCCGTTCGGTGGTCTTTATTTTTATGGCACCGTTTTTGCGTTGAAGCTCGACGGCTCTGGAGAGACTATCGTGCACAGCTTTTCGGCTGGCCGAAAGGACGGCGGTATCCCGGAGGCCGGCGTCGTGCTATCGAACGGGATTCTCTACGGCACAACCGGCTTCGGCGGCAATGGAACCTGCCTGAATGGCTGTGGCACGATCTACTCCGTCACCCCCTGA
- a CDS encoding alpha/beta hydrolase: MIAANRKIVSPSGVEELLEIDVNGCAQWLSIRGRDRHNPVLLYLHGGPGSPTMLEAWTFQSPWEDYFTVVQWDQRGAGKTYASNDPASISPTMTGQQMIADTEYVVRYLLERLGKKKLLALGHSWGSYLGLELVRRHPELLHAYIGTGQMINSQRSEKDGYDFALRESARHDNGPAVAALEKLAPYPGPIGSLTVDRISAQRQWVVYYGGLTGGRSSFDYDADAWRFSPEYTARDIALTDEGGLFSLNHLVGEIERTNFDTLVGVGCPIFIFQGRHDYETSYAVARQWFEQVRSPSKKFVTFENSSHMAPLEQPGQYLQYLVELARPLAVSDGDRPLHGSAVLSAD; this comes from the coding sequence GTGATCGCCGCGAACCGGAAGATCGTCTCGCCGTCGGGCGTGGAAGAACTGTTAGAGATCGACGTAAACGGCTGTGCGCAGTGGCTTTCAATCCGCGGACGAGACCGTCACAACCCAGTACTACTCTATCTCCACGGCGGTCCAGGCTCGCCGACGATGCTGGAAGCCTGGACGTTCCAAAGCCCGTGGGAAGACTACTTCACCGTCGTGCAGTGGGACCAACGGGGCGCGGGAAAAACGTATGCTTCGAACGACCCCGCGTCGATCTCTCCAACGATGACGGGGCAGCAGATGATTGCGGACACAGAGTACGTCGTTCGCTATTTGCTGGAGCGCCTCGGGAAAAAGAAACTGCTCGCGTTAGGGCATTCCTGGGGCTCGTATCTCGGCCTCGAGCTGGTCCGCCGCCACCCCGAGTTATTGCATGCGTATATTGGAACCGGTCAGATGATCAATTCGCAGCGCAGCGAGAAAGACGGGTACGATTTTGCGCTGCGCGAGTCAGCGCGCCACGACAACGGACCGGCGGTCGCGGCATTAGAGAAACTCGCTCCGTATCCGGGGCCAATCGGTAGCCTAACGGTGGATCGCATTAGTGCACAGCGTCAATGGGTAGTGTACTACGGCGGCCTCACGGGCGGCCGTTCGAGCTTCGACTACGACGCCGATGCATGGCGCTTCTCTCCGGAGTACACCGCCCGAGACATCGCGCTAACCGACGAAGGCGGCTTGTTTTCGCTCAACCATCTCGTTGGTGAGATCGAGCGGACGAATTTTGACACGCTCGTAGGCGTCGGCTGTCCCATCTTCATCTTTCAGGGGCGGCACGACTACGAGACATCTTACGCCGTCGCACGTCAATGGTTCGAGCAAGTACGCTCGCCAAGTAAGAAATTCGTCACTTTCGAAAATTCTTCGCACATGGCGCCGCTGGAACAGCCAGGTCAATATTTGCAATATTTAGTAGAGCTCGCACGGCCGCTGGCCGTGTCCGACGGAGATCGACCATTACACGGGTCGGCCGTGCTTTCGGCTGATTAG
- a CDS encoding MBL fold metallo-hydrolase, with protein MILRVLGSAAGGGVPQWNCACRNCTAVREGRAPRRTQSCAAIGSEDGSAWTLLNCSPDIAQQIEEFARLQPRHRGEGQRDTPIAGALLTDANVDHIGGLAVLRQGGSHSFTLRSSESVRALAIVQPAFAPFAAPPHRWLCDRRCAPVNEEDPVGDLYDVRAFSVPGLMPGYAGRARVEGAVLAYDIRDRRSGGRVLFAPVYEAIDDALFTAIAQADVALLDGSFYADDEMRAAGLMDKSARDLGHLPVGDSDGTLDRLQGVRTRVIFTHLNNSNPMLDPTSEAARRVRERGFEIAHDGLEVLL; from the coding sequence ATGATTTTGCGCGTCCTTGGATCGGCAGCCGGTGGCGGCGTTCCTCAGTGGAATTGTGCATGCCGCAATTGCACCGCCGTTCGAGAGGGACGTGCTCCGCGGCGTACGCAGTCGTGCGCCGCAATCGGTTCCGAAGACGGTAGCGCGTGGACGTTGCTCAACTGTTCGCCGGACATCGCGCAGCAGATTGAGGAGTTCGCGCGGTTGCAACCGCGCCATCGAGGCGAGGGACAGCGCGACACGCCGATCGCGGGTGCTCTTCTCACCGACGCAAACGTCGATCATATCGGCGGTTTAGCCGTGTTGCGACAAGGTGGTTCGCATAGTTTTACGTTGCGCTCCAGCGAGAGCGTGCGCGCCCTCGCAATCGTTCAACCCGCGTTCGCACCATTCGCAGCACCGCCGCATCGGTGGTTGTGCGACAGGCGTTGCGCGCCCGTTAATGAGGAAGATCCAGTCGGGGACCTCTACGACGTTCGCGCGTTTTCGGTACCCGGCCTTATGCCCGGCTACGCGGGTCGCGCCCGGGTCGAGGGCGCGGTTCTAGCGTATGATATTCGCGATCGGCGTAGCGGCGGACGGGTGCTCTTCGCTCCGGTCTACGAAGCAATCGACGACGCCCTCTTCACGGCCATCGCGCAAGCCGACGTGGCCCTACTCGATGGTTCTTTTTACGCGGATGACGAGATGCGTGCAGCCGGCCTAATGGACAAGAGCGCGCGAGATCTCGGACATCTACCCGTGGGGGATTCGGACGGCACCTTGGATCGGCTCCAGGGGGTTCGCACTCGGGTGATATTCACGCATCTCAACAACTCGAATCCGATGCTCGACCCGACCTCGGAAGCCGCGCGACGCGTTCGCGAGCGCGGCTTCGAGATCGCACACGACGGCCTCGAGGTTTTACTCTAA
- the pqqE gene encoding pyrroloquinoline quinone biosynthesis protein PqqE has protein sequence MPESPRPLSILCELTYRCNLACPYCSNPIELARYRDELHTDDWKRVLDEAAALGVVQAHFSGGEPTLRRDLAEIVTHAVRAGLYTNLITQGTFLDEKRLDHLLAAGLDHIQISVQAPSEELADEIAGTNVHARKLDALERIASRDVALTLNCVLHRRNHDQLAETIALAERLGIARLELANVQFYGWAYRNRAALMPTREQVLRGSEIVAAARERLRGQMEIAYVAADHFGEYPKPCMNGWGREFLTVTPNGTVLPCPAATAIRTLSFENVRERPLSLIWTDSAAFNAYRGTAWMAEPCRSCERRERDWGGCRCQAFLLTGDAAATDPACRLSLDHALIVEAREPKDEPLVARR, from the coding sequence ATGCCGGAATCACCTCGCCCGCTTTCGATCCTTTGTGAACTGACTTATCGCTGCAATCTAGCCTGTCCGTACTGTTCGAATCCGATCGAGTTAGCCCGTTATCGCGACGAGCTGCACACCGATGACTGGAAGCGCGTCCTCGATGAGGCTGCAGCGCTTGGAGTCGTGCAAGCGCACTTCTCCGGTGGTGAGCCAACGTTGCGACGCGACCTTGCCGAGATCGTAACGCACGCGGTGCGTGCGGGTTTGTATACGAATCTCATCACGCAAGGGACGTTCCTCGACGAGAAGCGGCTCGACCATCTGCTGGCAGCCGGCCTCGACCACATCCAAATCAGCGTGCAGGCGCCGAGCGAAGAGTTGGCCGACGAGATAGCCGGAACGAACGTACACGCCCGTAAGCTCGACGCTTTGGAGCGAATCGCTAGCCGAGACGTTGCACTTACGCTGAACTGCGTTCTGCACCGCCGCAACCACGACCAGTTAGCAGAGACGATCGCACTGGCCGAGCGCCTTGGAATCGCTCGGTTGGAGCTTGCGAACGTTCAGTTTTATGGTTGGGCGTACCGAAACAGAGCCGCGCTCATGCCGACGCGCGAACAGGTGCTGCGCGGGAGCGAGATCGTAGCCGCCGCAAGAGAGCGGCTGCGCGGGCAGATGGAGATTGCCTACGTCGCGGCAGATCACTTCGGTGAATATCCCAAACCGTGTATGAATGGCTGGGGACGCGAATTTCTTACGGTGACCCCGAACGGAACGGTGCTTCCGTGCCCGGCGGCGACGGCCATTCGTACGCTCTCGTTTGAGAACGTGCGAGAACGACCGTTATCCTTAATTTGGACGGACTCCGCAGCGTTTAACGCGTATCGCGGCACCGCGTGGATGGCGGAACCTTGCCGCTCGTGCGAGCGGCGCGAACGCGATTGGGGCGGATGCCGTTGCCAAGCATTCTTATTAACCGGTGACGCCGCTGCAACGGATCCGGCTTGCCGTTTAAGCCTCGACCACGCGCTCATAGTCGAAGCCCGCGAACCCAAAGACGAACCACTCGTAGCGCGCCGATGA
- the pqqD gene encoding pyrroloquinoline quinone biosynthesis peptide chaperone PqqD, which translates to MKLDARPTFGKGVRLRHEPDGTAMLLVPEGALLLNPTAAAALDLIDGRRTVADIIACLVQAFEIGEDDARADVGSLFDRLVQRQSLRSL; encoded by the coding sequence GTGAAGCTTGATGCTCGCCCGACATTCGGCAAGGGTGTACGGCTGCGTCACGAGCCCGACGGTACGGCCATGCTCCTGGTTCCCGAAGGTGCGCTGCTTTTGAATCCCACCGCTGCGGCGGCGCTCGACCTCATCGACGGCCGGCGCACCGTTGCGGACATCATCGCGTGTTTGGTTCAAGCGTTTGAAATTGGAGAGGATGATGCGCGCGCCGACGTCGGATCGTTGTTCGACCGTCTCGTCCAGCGGCAATCGTTACGGTCTCTCTGA
- the pqqC gene encoding pyrroloquinoline-quinone synthase PqqC has product MPRDRKFRTAPDSVATGDLARRFKAVGEDRYHDKHPFHERLVAGGLTRDQVRSWVANRYAYQKAIPIKDALLLANLPSAQHRRLWISRITDHDGREGEEGGTRLWLALARAVGLDEEDVRSERMIAPGTRFAVDAYVNFARSRPWIEGVASSLTEMFAPSAMRHRIDAIVANYPWIDHSGLVYFEQRIPLAKRDSETALAWVMAEATTPQIQDACVDALRFKCDVLWSILDATAIASGVFREA; this is encoded by the coding sequence CTGCCCCGGGACCGGAAATTTAGAACGGCCCCAGACTCCGTAGCGACCGGCGATCTTGCCAGGCGTTTCAAAGCCGTGGGCGAGGATCGCTATCACGACAAGCATCCCTTTCACGAACGTCTGGTTGCGGGTGGGTTGACTCGCGACCAGGTGCGATCGTGGGTCGCCAATCGCTACGCGTATCAAAAGGCGATTCCGATCAAGGACGCCCTCTTGCTCGCAAATCTGCCGAGCGCTCAACACCGGCGTTTGTGGATTTCTCGCATTACGGATCACGATGGGCGCGAGGGGGAAGAGGGCGGCACGCGACTCTGGCTGGCGCTGGCTCGCGCCGTCGGACTCGACGAAGAAGACGTCCGATCCGAGCGCATGATAGCGCCCGGAACCCGATTCGCGGTCGACGCGTACGTAAACTTCGCGCGGTCGCGCCCTTGGATCGAAGGCGTTGCTTCCTCACTTACCGAGATGTTTGCGCCCTCAGCTATGCGGCATCGCATCGATGCGATCGTGGCGAACTATCCGTGGATAGATCATTCGGGGTTGGTGTATTTCGAGCAGAGAATCCCACTCGCTAAACGCGACTCGGAAACGGCACTCGCCTGGGTGATGGCCGAAGCGACGACACCGCAGATTCAAGACGCGTGCGTCGACGCGCTGCGCTTCAAATGCGACGTGTTGTGGAGCATCCTCGATGCAACGGCGATCGCAAGCGGAGTCTTTCGTGAAGCTTGA